The Kordia sp. SMS9 DNA window TTTGTTGATAACTTAATACGATTGTTAATAAACACAACGATTTTTTATTGTTTTTCTCTCGTATCAGTAAATATAAGGGTTACGAGACTTTTGCCTCTTTTTCGAAGCGAAAACCGTTTAACAAAGCACTAATTTCCATTGAACGCTTTCCTGGAAGCTGTACAATTTTCAAAAAAATGTAACCTTCTTGGATAGCAATTTTTACCTCTTTTTTAGTGCTAATCACACTTCCAACTGCATGTTGATGTGCTTCGACAATCTTTTCTACCTCATATATTTTAATAGTATAGCGATCTTCTCCATTATATAAAGTGGTCCAAGCAGTAGGATACGGACTCAACCCACGAATCTTATTATATATATTGTCTATCGTATCTGTCCAATCAATTTGGCAAGTTTCTTTGTGAATCTTGTAGGCCGTTTTGGTTTCTTCAATAGTAGGTTGTATTGTCGTGGAAACTTCATCCTTTTCTATATGTTGAACGGTTTTCAGCACCAAACCACTTCCAATAGTCATCAGTTTATCATGTAATGAACCTGCATTTTCGGAAGGATCAATCAAAACTTCTTCCTGAAAAATCATCGCGCCTGTATCAATCTTCTCATCAATAAAAAATGTTGTGACGCCCGTTTTGGTTTCTCCGTTAATAATTGCCCAATTAATTGGCGCGGCACCTCTATAATCAGGAAGTAAAGAAGCGTGTAAATTAAAGGTTCCGTATTCGGGCATTTGCCAAACAACCTTTGGCAACATTCTAAATGCAACGACAATTTGTAAATTCGCGTTTAACGCTTTCAATGCTGAAACAAAAGAAGTGCGCTTCAAATTGGTAGGTTGCAACACGGTCAAATCATTTGCCAATGCAAACTTCTTTACTGCCGATTGATGCAATTTTCGTCCACGACCTGCAGGCTTATCAGGTGCAGTAATTACGCCAACTACATTGTAATTTGCGTCTAAAAGTGCTTGTAATGTTGCTACGGCAAAATCGGGCGTGCCCATAAAAACGATTCTTAAATCTCTCATATAGTATATGTATACGTATTTTTTTCTGTTAAAGTAATCTGTTCAGCCTCCAAAAGTAATTGAATTACCGCTAATATAAGATTTTCTCTGTAAGGTAAAAGGGTACAAATTTCGGTAGAAGGCATCGGTTTTTCTTGTAAAAGTTTTAAAATTTCATCTCTTACGAGGAATTGCAATTCCGTATCAGGTGTTGTAGTAGTTTTGGTTTTGCATACAGAGCAAATGCCGCATGCTTTTTTAGTATGTTCTCCAAAATAGGAGAGTAGCTGTTTATTTTTACACGTTTCCGAATCTTTAATGTAGTTAATTACAGATTGAACGCGCTTCTTTTTCAGTTCCTGTTGTTGTTGTACTTCTTTTGCGATCGGATGAATGGTTTTGTCATCTTCACGTGCAACTAAAAAAGTGACTTCAGCGTCCGTTTGAATCTCGTCTAACAGTATAATTTCATCTTTTGCCAACTGCTGAATGGTCTCTGTAATTTTTCCCTTTGGCAATCCTAATTTCTGTGCGAGGAAGTGTGTGTTGATATTTATTTTCTGTTCAAAAGCGCCACCGTAGGTTCGCAAAATAGCTTGTGTAATCAAACTAATGTTTGGATTCTTATCTAAATAATTCATCAAGTTGAATTGATCTACGATGAATTTTAAAGAAGTCTTTCGATGAAAATGCTGTGAAAGCTGAATAATACTATGTCTATCCAACAGTTGTAATGCGGAATATGTTTTTTGTGTGGGAAATTGATATGCTTTGCAAAAATCGTAAAAAGGCAAGGCATGTTTGGTATCATAGCCTTCACCATAGGCAATTTGAAAGAAACTACACAGCTTCCTGAACACGAGTTTTAAAAAATCGACACTTGGCAAATTGTGAATGAATTGTTTTTGTAACGCATCAATATCGTTGGCATCCGTTAGAATGATGGCGTTTGCATATTCGCCATTTCGTCCGGCGCGCCCAGCTTCTTGATAATAATTTTCCAAACTATCGGGCAATTGCACATGAATCACGTTTTTTACATCAGGTTTGTCAATGCCCATTCCAAATGCATTCGTTGCTACGATGGTTTGTACTTTTCCTTGCAACCAAAGCTGAAGGTTCTTTTTTTTCACTTCTGACGAAAGTCCACCATGAAAAAACACACTCGTAAATCCTTTCCGTGAAAGCGCTTCTTGAATGCTCACGGTGCTTTTTCGGTTGCGCGTATACACAATGCAAGACTGTGGATATTTGCGCAAGGTTTTTTCAATCGTTGTGATTTTATGTTCAGTTTCCAACACGGTATAGGCTAAATTTTCACGTGTAAACGACTGCTGAAACTTTTGCACATTTTTTAAATGCAGACTTTCCTCAATATCTTTTACAACGACTGGCGTTGCGGTCGCTGTCAGTGCAATACACGGAATATTTGGCAATAGTTCTCGAAGCGTATTGATGTTTTTATAGGCGGGACGAAAATCATTTCCCCATTGCGAAATACAATGTGCTTCATCAACTGCTATCAAATTGACGTTCATTTGCTTGATGCGCTCTTGAATGATTTCTTGTTGTAAACGTTCAGGAGACACATATAAAAACTTGTAATCGCCATACACACAATTGTCTAGTAAATTACTGATTTCTTCACGTTTCAGTCCGCCTGTAAGTGCAATTGCTTTAATTCCGTTTGCCTTTAAATTGGCAACTTGATCTTGAATCAAAGCTACTAATGGCGAAATGACGATGCAAATTCCGTCCATTGCCAATGCAGGAATTTGAAAACAAACTGATTTTCCACCGCCAGTGGGCAATAAAGCTAAGGTATCTTTTTGTTGAATAACCGCATTGATAATATCTTCTTGCAACGGACGAAACGAAGTATGTCCCCAGTATTTTTCTAGAAGTGCAAGCGGTTTGGTCATTCGTGAGTTTTAAGTGTATTTAGGATAAATGTTACACGTTCTGAAACAGTTCCAAAAGGAACATCAATTAGATGATATCCATGTTTTTCATACGCAGTTGTCAAATATTGTTGAATTTTTTGGGCTTCTTCATAACTTTCGTAACGTTCATTATCTTGCTCATAAATTTCTTCCCAAGGCGCCAACATAAACACAATGTCGTATGTATACTCGTAGCATGCATTGTGGAACATTTCTGGGTACGAATCGCCTGTATAATCCATATATGCGGCTACATCAGGAATGCCTCGATCGTAAAAAGCATAGGGTGTATTGAGCGGTTCGGCATCTTTAAATTGTTCAATTCTACCTTTTAGGAGCAATTCGCTAAACAATAACGGTTGTGTTAAAAATAATTGTTCAATGCCTCTTTTTTGTGCTGCGGCTGTGACTTCTCGTGAAATTTCATGAAAGCACACATGTCCTTTTGCTTCTAAATCAGTAATTAAGGTAGATTTTCCTGTGCCAGGTCCGCCAACAATAAGTATTCTTTTCGTGTTCAATCTGAATAATTTATGGGATAAAATTACGGAAATTGTAAGGAATATGAAAGTTTTTAGTTCGAGTCGGAGACTCACACTAGTCATAGAAGTTTTTAAATGGCTGGTCAGCGTCTGAGACTCTGACTAAAACTATATAAAAGTTTTCAAAGAAGCTGTATCTTTGCCATTCACTAAGAAAAATAGACTGTATGAGTTCAAAAAACGATTCACAAGCGTTTTATGCAAAATTGAAAACACAATTAGAGGAAACGACTCAATTTCCATCATTATACATGTATAAATTCATTGTCCCTTCTAGCGAAGAAAGAATCCAAGAAGTACATGAAGTTTTTAATAATTTAGGCGCGGTTATCAATACTAAAAAGTCTTCAAAAGGAACCTATACAAGTGTAACCATTACGGCAAATATGAAAAGTGCCGACGCTGTAATTGCTAAATATAAGGAAGCAAGTATGATAGAAGGTATAATTTCTCTGTAAGGAACAGAGTTATATAGATTTTTTTTACTATTTTGCAAGCACAAAATAATCTTCACACGAACTTTATTTTACTTCAATAACATACCTTACAAATACATTTTATTTTGATTGACCAATTAGAGTACAATACAGAACGCCTACGATTGATTATTCCTGAATATGGTCGTCATATTCAAAAAATGATTGATATTGCCGTTGCTACAGAAGATGCCGAAGAACGCAATAAACAAGCAAAAGCTATTATTGGCGTGATGGGAAATTTACAACCGCATCTGCGTGATGTGCCTGATTTTCAACACAAGTTGTGGGATCAGCTTTTTATCATGTCTGATT harbors:
- a CDS encoding ATP-dependent DNA helicase RecQ, yielding MTKPLALLEKYWGHTSFRPLQEDIINAVIQQKDTLALLPTGGGKSVCFQIPALAMDGICIVISPLVALIQDQVANLKANGIKAIALTGGLKREEISNLLDNCVYGDYKFLYVSPERLQQEIIQERIKQMNVNLIAVDEAHCISQWGNDFRPAYKNINTLRELLPNIPCIALTATATPVVVKDIEESLHLKNVQKFQQSFTRENLAYTVLETEHKITTIEKTLRKYPQSCIVYTRNRKSTVSIQEALSRKGFTSVFFHGGLSSEVKKKNLQLWLQGKVQTIVATNAFGMGIDKPDVKNVIHVQLPDSLENYYQEAGRAGRNGEYANAIILTDANDIDALQKQFIHNLPSVDFLKLVFRKLCSFFQIAYGEGYDTKHALPFYDFCKAYQFPTQKTYSALQLLDRHSIIQLSQHFHRKTSLKFIVDQFNLMNYLDKNPNISLITQAILRTYGGAFEQKININTHFLAQKLGLPKGKITETIQQLAKDEIILLDEIQTDAEVTFLVAREDDKTIHPIAKEVQQQQELKKKRVQSVINYIKDSETCKNKQLLSYFGEHTKKACGICSVCKTKTTTTPDTELQFLVRDEILKLLQEKPMPSTEICTLLPYRENLILAVIQLLLEAEQITLTEKNTYTYTI
- a CDS encoding AAA family ATPase; translated protein: MNTKRILIVGGPGTGKSTLITDLEAKGHVCFHEISREVTAAAQKRGIEQLFLTQPLLFSELLLKGRIEQFKDAEPLNTPYAFYDRGIPDVAAYMDYTGDSYPEMFHNACYEYTYDIVFMLAPWEEIYEQDNERYESYEEAQKIQQYLTTAYEKHGYHLIDVPFGTVSERVTFILNTLKTHE
- the fmt gene encoding methionyl-tRNA formyltransferase produces the protein MRDLRIVFMGTPDFAVATLQALLDANYNVVGVITAPDKPAGRGRKLHQSAVKKFALANDLTVLQPTNLKRTSFVSALKALNANLQIVVAFRMLPKVVWQMPEYGTFNLHASLLPDYRGAAPINWAIINGETKTGVTTFFIDEKIDTGAMIFQEEVLIDPSENAGSLHDKLMTIGSGLVLKTVQHIEKDEVSTTIQPTIEETKTAYKIHKETCQIDWTDTIDNIYNKIRGLSPYPTAWTTLYNGEDRYTIKIYEVEKIVEAHQHAVGSVISTKKEVKIAIQEGYIFLKIVQLPGKRSMEISALLNGFRFEKEAKVS
- a CDS encoding DUF493 family protein, with protein sequence MSSKNDSQAFYAKLKTQLEETTQFPSLYMYKFIVPSSEERIQEVHEVFNNLGAVINTKKSSKGTYTSVTITANMKSADAVIAKYKEASMIEGIISL